tgatttctttacaaaaacaccccaacaagaaaaaaaaggataaagGAGCTTCGTCCGGATCGAcctgatttacagattcagcagcaagtGATGAGGACAAGCTTACACTCggacctcctcctgctcttgttatgagaaacagagttgACTAACTGCTGTTTTGTGAGacctaaaacaaacagcatgaaagttgccacagtcacAATGAGGCTACATTTGTGATGCAGGCTACAGGATTggaatattgtttttgttgagtctggctcTAATCATTTCCATGTCAAAAAAAATAGTTATCTAAAACAGGTTTCATGAAGAGGACAGTGAGTTCAGTATGTAGTGGAGGTTCActaaaattggttgagactaAGGGGTGAATCATTTAGTCTGAAAGACCAAGGCAAGAGCAGTGACACAGGATCTATAATTATCTGACTATGCCCCATGTTTTCAGTCTTGGTGCatccacacacatatacacaagtGGTAAAAAGTGATATGTATGTACATTTTCATTACACAGTGAACTTACCCAGTCACCAGATGTGAATCCAGTTTAAAACCTTTGCAATGTGCTGTGAAAGCAATTCCTCTATAATAAAGAGCAAAGTCATCGCTGGTCTTTCGGTAAGTTTAATCAAGCACCTGCACATGGTGTCACATTAAATTGAGCTGGAACGATGGAACGAGCTCCCCACTGAAATcagcagaaacagcagaaggtctacacatcttctgccgcaggctaaagacacatctcttttGACTTCACCTGGGTTAAGAAgatgtctaataaccatcgtcaCCATAGTTTTCAGTATTTCTTTATCCAAATAAGTGTCAATTTTTCTTTGTTGAAAggataaaacatttaattcctATTCTAAAAGCATCTAAATGTAACCAGGGCTGAGTATTAATGGCTGAATACTATGCTGATAttctttagtttgaaaatgtgtttttaatgaaggATTTCAGTTTGGTGAAGCTCCACTCAGTATGCAGAAGCATGAACTGCAGAATCATTTGTTGCCGTTGTCATGAATTGACTTATGATGTAACAACGTCACttatgttgatgagtcccagccactGCTGCTAAAGAGtgctggttgcctgtttattaaaatattaatatttataatatgatttattataatttataatattgtCCGAATTGCAATAAACTAAATTCGATACTGTACTTCCTTcggcccttaacaatacacttgccaagtgtgaagctgaagataaaacattttcGAGATAAGAAAGCCACAGACTGTAATTATTAGACAGATGAAATGCTCTTAATAAATACTGTTTTATCTCCCCTCTCCAAACTGTGAATAATACTAATATAATTTTTAGAATGATTACTGACTGAGATGAttgagaatcttcacagatattAAGAATTATGCTTCTTTGATACACTcctgagctacttcagaattattgcATACATTCTTTACATGTCCAATTCTAAATTATTTTTGGAAAGAGGTGGAGAAAACTCTCAGatatatattcaatttaaaagaacctttgaaataagaaaagaacaTTGCGAATCAACCTGCTTGGTAAGATAATATCAGTTGACTGTGATTGCCATGAAGCAAGTGACAAGGATGTGGAAACAGCCAAACCCACCAAAACTTACTTCATGGCTGTCAACAATAGAACCAATTTTGGACATGAAGAAATTAACTTTTGCAATTAGAGACCACATAACAAAATGGAATAAAACTTGCCCTAAAGTTAGACTTAGTAAAATAGCAATTTACTCTTATTTAGTCGAGTATATGCAATAAACAGGTCAAAAGATTCTTGGTCTGTACGTTCGGATTgtcccaaaaaaatacaaatacaagaTATGCATTTCAGTGTTGTACAAGTATGGGAGGGAACAGATAGCAGCCTAAGTCACCATAAGTCATGAACCCTTTCCTGCTTGTGCAGTTTCGATGTGCAGTCTTTTGCACAATCGTATGCCCTAAGAGAGAAAGAATGTCCGGGTTACTAAAACCCATTCTGAAGAACCTACACAGGGCATTTTGTAGAAGCAGTCAATGTGCTGATAGTTGTTTGAtatattcaacaaaaaaaatctttcatcTTGAAATTTCATGTCTGCTTTATTCTCACTATACACATAATTTTATATTTCTCCTCGTTAAATGTTatcaacattttactttttctcagaatttcacattcattctctaaatgcaaaatacaaaaaatgacCTCATTTCTATTTCGTCCTGGCTCTAGTACTCTCCTGTAGTTTTGTGatcagattttgtgttttttttcagtcattGAAGATGACCTTTGGCTCAAATTTTAGTGTACCCGGTAACATTCACCCACTCAGCCCAACACTCAGATACCAGAAatctcaaaaagaaaaatctataaCTTCTGAAAATATCAAGTatcttgaatttatttttttcaagtgTCTGAATCTTCTAATGTTCTTTTTAACCTAGGTTTTCTCGTTCACCTCCCTTATAGCGCTGTATGTGCCACGTTCTTCCTCGCTGTGTAATTTCATTGCTTCACTGTGAGTGACCCAGTCTTGACATAAACTGTGATCACATCTGTTGTACCCTGGTCCTGCAGAGTCtctgaatgtgtatgtgtgtgtgcaggtatcACTCCATCACCTTGCTCAAGTTCATGGAGCTGATCACAGACTTCCCTGAGGGAAAGCGTGTATGTTGGCTGCTTTGTCTGGACAGCAGGTGTCTCCAGATCCTTTCccctgccgctgccgctgccgctgccgccgcttccgctgccgctgctgctgccgccgccgctgctgccgccgccgctgctgccgctgccgccgcttccgctgccgctgccgccgcttccgctgccgctgccgctgccgccgcttccgctgccgctgctgctgccgccgccgctgctgccgccgccgctgctgccgccgccgccgctgccgccgccgccgctgccgctgccgctgctgctgccgccgctgctgctgctgccgccgccgctgctgccgccgccgctgccgccgccgccgccgccgccgccgccgccgctgctgcttccgctgctgctgctgctgctgccgctgccgctgctgccgctgctgtcTGCCAATAGTGGCCATCAACAGGTACACACCAGATAAACATCTGAGCAACACACTAAACCTGCATTGATCAGTAAAGAGTaaaatcatcttcatcttcttctttcaaGGCACTGAGGAGGCAGGTTGACTGTTTCAGTGGTTGTTACCACAGTTGTCTACCTGCATCAACTTGGGGCAATTAAAAAATGCTGACAATATCAAATATTAtctgtaatgacttgaagggggttagtagggaccctcaaagtatgagAACAGTCACTCCgaggactttttcactcagtccattctaagaaatatgttatcgaaacgtctcatttcgtacttcctcccctgTATGATcgcactcttctctcagccacacccagccggtaccagtccagcctccgagtgaatgcgccagaatgagaccggtgataggcctggtcgcgtgtcaaGACGCATGcaaaaacagcctgttctgtctgcagctccagagagaggcagaagagaggacatggaaatacacattgcagcagtttttttcgactttaaaccactgatatatcatctaaGCGGTACCAACAGCTCAGATTcaatcccagaaaggtgtaaaatatacCCTTTAAGTTCTCTCAGTTGCCTGTTTGCATGTAGGCAATGTCACTTGACATGCTGATGTGATGGTGATGTGAGTTATTTATCAAGACTTGGGTCTGAGCTTATTCTCCCTGTGATTATTATGTAGCCAAGCTATAGTCTgggatgtttatttttataatcaaaATTGTATTGATTATATTATCTGGCTTTAGGGTGACAAATATAGAATTCTATAAACATGAAATCAGATGCAATTTTTTGTCAGATCATCAAAGACAGCTGAAACAGTTGCAGGAAAGAAACAGTGTTCAACCTCAACCTGTATGTGAAAGgtatcatgtgtgtgtgtcaacctTCGTGTCCTTCTATGGCCACCTGCTGTTTTACAAAGCCACTAAGAGTGCTTTACATGGCTATGGACTGAGAGCCAAGTTCATCTGTATCATCATGGTGCTGGTGCTGTGTGGGCTGCAGAGTGGCATCCTAGAGACCAAGGGTGCTCTGGAGGTCATCCCCTGCATGCCACCCTTCTCTGTCTTGACCAGGTCCCAGTGTAAGTCACATCTTAACTCCTCCAGTCTTACTCACAAATAAGGTTTACCATCAACTTTGTAGTTTTGGAGAACAACTCGCAGTATGAATGAAACTGGCTTCTTTCAACTGAACTGGAGTTGAGATTTTCTTTGGGAAAATgtcatccatttatccatccattatctacacaATTTAACCTTTCAGGGTCAgaagggggctggagccaatcccagctgacattgggcgagaggcggtgTCACCAGGGCCTAGATACATACAGTGTCGAACAATCATTcatactcacattcacacctacgcaCATTCACAAATACCTCAGCCAATTAACCTACATGTCTTTGGAGTTTGGGAGGAGTATCCGGAGTAAACCAAtgcagggagaacatgcaaatgcCTTACAGAAAGACCCTGGTCGACGTTGAGTTCATACCCAGAACCTTATTTGTGTTAGGCGACAGTGCTTACCAAATTTCAGTGATCCAAAAGTCAACAATCAGCATTTTATTGACGTTATATAATATCTAAATTAAAGAGCAGATACTTGTTTCTCATTCACACTGACATAATTGCAGAGAACCTGTCAAAAAGTTGTGCTTTGGGGACAGAACTTTTGCTGATGGGAAAAAACATCTGCAAATTCATAGCTATCTGAATGCAACAGAGTTCATGTTACATTATTCTATCAAAAGAACTGAGAAAACACATCGGCCACATTTGGTGTACAGGTGCAATTAAAGAAGtacataaatacaattttaaagatTATGttatacatgtacagtatatgaacATACAATATTTGTACACATATGTACAACGCTCTTGACTTTGGGTATTCACATATATTTATTGACACATACAATACTTCTTTATACATTCATTCACACTacacattacatacatttttgaaaaggtAATCTGTCCAACTAGTGATCTACCACTATGGAGGGATTGTGGAGATGTTCTGCATTGGCCTGTATGCCCGCCACATGCCACATGCTCGCTAACACACATTAGTCTGCCACCGTAAGGTGGAGCAGAGCATGTTGGAGGATGTGGAGTGGTCCCTCAGTGTTCAGCAGGTAGAAAAAGCTGTTCAAACATGACGTGAAGATGATGCAGCACAAGCTTAGCCTGCCCTCAGAGGAGGCTTGGCCTGGAAGATGATCCTGCACAGGCTGTCGGCCAGCCTGTGCAGGATAGAGCATGCATTTCTGGATGGTTTCCCCTTTCCTCAGGCCAGAGGTCATCATCCAGGCAGACCAGATCCACTGGAAGCCAGGTCTACAGAGGAGCCAGTTGTAGTTGTGACTCACATTACTGTCAGAGCTGATATGAACTATCAGGACTGTAAAGATGTTACAATCGTTTGACTAACTATGGAAGACCTTTAAGAAAACCCAGAATAAGGTGATTTGCCAGTACGCTATTTTCATGGAGTGTGAGTGGCCCCGAGGACCCTGGAGAACTGTGATAAACAGGGCAACAACTGAACCACATGGTTCCCTTATACTAACTCCCTTGTGTGAGGTTGTTGATTCTCACATTGTGAGCATTAACAAATACTTCTCAGCTCACATCTACAAGGTTTGAACTTTCCAAACTgttacactgctgctgcatacTGCTATACAATGTTCACCACTTGGTCTCTTTAGTATAAAAGCCAAGAAATGTTGCTGCTTGTAGATATTAAAAATccttgtatgtttttttgttatggATTGTCactattattttgttttgcacatATAATAATTTTGGTAATTTGTGTAAAACACAACTTAGCTTGAAGGTTAAACTAAAGATTTGAAGGGCTTGAATCCTGTGCCTTGTTCAGTGCCTTGCTGTATCTAACTGCAACATTGTACCTCCTTGATCTACAAAGGAGTGCGACCTCATTTAAACACAGCTTTAGACTTAAGTATTCTTCCCCCCTTTGAAAAAAATTGGAACAGAATACAAATAATTTAAGATTTCGGGTTTGAAGATTGTTCCCTGTATCTGAGCATTCACTTGTGGTTGGTTCCCTCTCTGTATATGGAGGACTTTTTGGCAAACAGCCAATAAAAtcaaagcattgcagcaaccTCACATTCTATTTTGTCACACTGATAGCACCCAGCCAGTTTTGACCCTCTATCCACAACAAGTTATATGTTTTACAGCAACAAATGTTGCTTTCAAAAGGTCCCACATTAGATTATAGTACAGTGAatgttgtaaacctgcctgtttggaatgttttgtttgcttgtactgtgttaatgctccggagctactttagaattattccttgtcattagtgagtcctcctcaaacagttctacaaaatactgtcactttttattgttttggtgctggacgttgtgtgcagaggttttatagtcaatgtttttcattaaatataactgaattgctttattactgttcacgaGTGTGGTTAatgtataagtttgaatgatttactgaactcgtgatatttttttcatataagGCATGTCgactatttcagaggtctgttagaCATCGACAGTGGATAGAACAACTTATGCAAATGAGAAGAGAGTTCTATATTTCAAAACGCTTTATGTTGTATCGATAATTGGATACTATAATAAGTGCAGTCAATGCATAGTATTGTACACTGTACAATTTTATAGCTATATCTGCAATGATAAGGGGGGGGACACCTCTCTGT
The sequence above is drawn from the Hippoglossus hippoglossus isolate fHipHip1 chromosome 7, fHipHip1.pri, whole genome shotgun sequence genome and encodes:
- the si:dkey-16n15.6 gene encoding LOW QUALITY PROTEIN: organic solute transporter subunit alpha (The sequence of the model RefSeq protein was modified relative to this genomic sequence to represent the inferred CDS: inserted 1 base in 1 codon; deleted 2 bases in 1 codon; substituted 5 bases at 5 genomic stop codons), with protein sequence MKQVFSFTSLIALYVPRSSSLCNFIASLYHSITLLKFMELITDFXXGKACMLAALSGQQVSPDPFPCCCRCCLPIVAINRYTPDKHLSNTLNLHXSVKSKIIFIFFFQGTEEAVIYQDLETVFNLNLYVKGIVCVSTFVSFYGHLLFYKATKSALHGYGLRAKFICIIMVLVLCGLQSGILETKGALEVIPCMPPFSVLTRSQLIYHYGGIVEMFCIGLYARHMPHARXHTLVCHRKVEQSMLEDVEWSLSVQQVEKAVQTXREDDAAQAXPALRGGLAWKMILHRLSASLCRIEHAFLDGFPFPQARGHHPGRPDPLEARSTEEPVVVVTHITVRADMNYQDCKDVTIV